A window from Hemicordylus capensis ecotype Gifberg chromosome 2, rHemCap1.1.pri, whole genome shotgun sequence encodes these proteins:
- the PRUNE2 gene encoding protein prune homolog 2 isoform X11: MEEYLQHTKTRLSRNKHLDKVHVILGKKSCDLDSLISALTYAYYLDKVSPPEVLCLPVLNTTRKEFCYYTETRFILEELNIPESLHVFRDEINLYQLNNEGKLSLTLVNSSALTSEDKNLESAVVRVINPEERCDGNLGLLESSSSLVAKEILQEAPELITQQLAHLLRGSILFKTMAVDSKRTNEEQEEVLSSLEKKFPDLLPREDIITVLQEAEFHADGLRIEDAMLKDLKEVSDGEIKVAVSTVYMNLEDSLLHRNMTRDLKAFVDKYGVDVLVILASYISDEGQEKRQIAVYSENMELGNQICCELEECQNPCLELDPLEYGCEQLLIYQQENSLANCDEIFLLMKDVISRRHPEMAPNSRTSSTEAVAGSAPLSQGSSGIMELYGSDIEPQPSAVNFIENPQDHNGSAQVHVDVNIDLVSPDSGLATIRSSRSSKESSVFLSDDSPVAEGAASHHSFLSGFDSYSPIPEGAVAEEEKSPSRNSNDNFDLFNFDLAQMSTVQTASSHSVDCSPADDFFHDSGSSEGQPPRDSKVLDETNLSQSDITNYSTDILMTANEEDGLIKFDECSQRQENSRDFSGKKLSLENDSSSCPEVLKNVERGTPPTPVNSLVETSPLDSGPPFFYPQDVIKKINEIGHVNSSQSRVRYGSWWDGFELDSKNVEAWSSTDQEAVFQSPDSWKDYKADLLLRQQGDRRSSDSVCVQKQPKHTEYSRAGIWENQFSPAHNKHALKCQQKDNEQQIEAFADMWKSSQPAPAISSPWGTMKNNGHTEINSRNVWGKLDDNCKRSDSAWNVPQMDFDQISPRNLDTWSVSNCGISDSPELSAHYKCENLSNQVDLETKNKWQDSTIEEHGSYENAKPAVGNMEKNVKLAMEYQNDTVHKRKQFNTDGWDMYDTDIRKEVLGSLVPWEDPFLSYRNSDLIISNTCEDVIVSPPDTNYSTSDSYVSPTGVGDERESEGRHSDNELMLDQMIHLNSGDPETYDIADEKSLPQPSPITPSIPNHGNRGPLNKEKQMESVNSEFAVEIETNTVLLDLEQKGTTYSLESDGNLDGSSPCSENCEIMLISKKKNSYSLQNNILQVEEEKPEICSRIILDDIRPPPLETISLESITSICDQIKRNEDSELGTFADEQLNQEDQQLQQNQQVGGEHNDISSASIQRVKECKRTDEESGQVAFNNIRNEIMQNDYTPLSLLLSVSCVNSSEESKTVSDYLSSPEKTRSSGSLEEVVSESSEMNIPFPSQTHCFNEEKKRSLDGNAECFSTSPQKDNIRLVHSDIDDHQKHGFNVASPSVSNSFDEDISAHNINISKMESHSPSSLSGEHNQEKHSPIMVENQGLWNELVKNSPKSEASSVLLITSVPKGEHHEHLFGESVSNLKICSFGLETSENILEMSSGHEIPLEDQTQKSNIPQNPYSEYIEALDTINMPGTNNSLSDEIDSSEKSELSKSLDSEKKLLDENCIDIIPHHELSQILDAWNVSVNEQLPSTGTSPEISETLTMSDTMNSFPVDISIKSICKADNSCNSSVHDDTHSSATNPDISDSSTDIHIWDSLQATTDQKENEDVWDITNNDKVKVSGKESLENKSQEDSETSTDHKVPKNLDLWNTHVEDDTVSSLSSPGIDEDSEYSNAHQAGIQLDLYLNELEDKVNDIGKQEGLQSSETNVAIDSENSDAQPDLEKNINVVILNKNSDDASALNTSREDCVHEASKYLAQWETIQGEVHVSTSHEHPYDTDIWNSCIVNDYTAQTPSVNCEENNAPKNTDAWDVLLQGHSGSTVGKDQGYFVETLGFSDDSSEWWNSQIKTENSVEGQQYNSDDLKLKSTVVTASDDAWGVLIQRNEQLDESNLSDPASSEHQSNQYNSGSECKNRKHFLATQKDGLDHGTVNSGECDQLLPACKAEKDVIEDTFVIANRDQETLKQAVLEDGQSSLLNELAQVDPAFHLLKDNMNVISSSPNNVNITNQFDQKQSNGKSTFVPPLPLKTSVKSIPTCVEDTVPQQNPFVPDILQNNTPEDCQAFAVDPDLWTDAEQPFILRTSRENPDILSHCDQDSSSQASSSPDVCHEYESKQTCAQSSVLAEPKEATQMSLMLSDICKDTDFEFNQQLGFDREELCSEGNNSCLSDNYETSFGESSQLTSPRTEEPSGIGRENTSQESDIANETTIKLLNLSSSRAGGLEGRSLNLEYNVFENNNVGKHEALASADAVKLMDCAVASFPPTDSSICGNFFGSDQISNFDHTTEVVDQLETSDMGIIINEISRDHSMNKTSITNDPSTILSEINHPTSLDSGLDEGIEMDATLTKKHSLQASLEEEGEDFVYGEGGQYATNITQEPENVHVNHSPGFIGTHSEQSPLTYTSPFDVPFSTEFTFKEGNMNISESKTAATKGEDAEHSQTDQDWGSLLVESEVTPESSYTLKSFEHETGSSNIDLSPAGGDEMHLSESKAREVKGEVVQCTQEDQGWGSLLLESDETPESSYVLEEFEHETRSSNIYSSAGEEEMNLSASKSDYANSEVKECSQEDQGWGSLLLESEVTPKSTDTLKEFEYETESISIDSPAGGVISMTSEPVYDGLSSEGKECKSTDNPDMIRTGIREDIKLKETEDQSSLEMDYVLVTDEENVSLRKDILVTRESNFTSQEATSVAEQTDSLETFSADSSDTFQSISIINESEGQSALATEWDSFYLAEKSSAVVPQTLEDEKKSPRSPVQDQEWTMVGQNGVDDISPEENCSRTGTIESLSRHSVKELEDVLSQELICEAQAGTRLERSPHKSLEQEEKNSHNAVTDALLFQVVAGGGELDVHSQQHPGGGMIVDQEMEDETQFVGSERELSHIPGLVPEDVGMDISFSETMLDSSGAEMRPAYTGLASR; encoded by the exons GATTCCCTGCTTCACAGAAACATGACTAGAGACCTAAAAGCATTTGTAGATAAATACGGTGTTGATGTCCTTGTCATTTTGGCCAGCTACATATCtgatgaaggacaggaaaaaagGCAAATAGCAGTTTATTCAGAAAACATGGAGCTGGGAAATCAG ATTTGCTGTGAGTTAGAAGAATGTCAGAATCCTTGTCTGGAGTTGGATCCTCTGGAATATGGATGTGAACAACTCCTTATTTATCAACAAGAAAATTCATTAGCAAATTGTGATGAAATTTTTCTGTTAATGAAAGATGTTATCAGCAGGAGACATCCTGAAATGGCACCAAACAGTAGAACATCTTCCACTGAAGCTGTTGCTGGAAGTGCTCCACTTTCTCAAGGGTCTTCTGGAATTATGGAGCTATACGGTTCTGACATTGAACCACAACCAAGTGCTGTCAACTTTATAGAGAACCCTCAAGATCATAATGGATCTGCCCAAGTCCATGTTGATGTTAACATAGACCTTGTGAGTCCAGACAGTGGACTGGCTACTATTAGAAGTAGCAGATCTTCCAAGGAGAGCTCAGTTTTTCTAAGTGATGATAGCCCAGTAGCAGAAGGAGCTGCATCTCATCACAGTTTTCTTTCTGGTTTTGATTCCTATAGTCCCATTCCTGAAGGAGCAGTAGCTGAAGAAGAAAAGTCTCCGTCTAGAAACAGCAATGACAATTTTGATCTTTTCAACTTTGATTTAGCACAAATGTCTACAGTTCAGACTGCATCTTCTCATTCTGTGGACTGTTCCCCTGCTGATGATTTTTTCCATGATAGTGGCTCGTCAGAAGGACAGCCACCACGTGACTCAAAAGTCCTTGATGAGACAAATCTATCACAATCTGACATCACAAATTATTCAACTGATATACTAATGACAGCAAATGAAGAAGATGGTTTAATAAAATTTGATGAGTGTAGCCAGAGGCAAGAAAATTCTAGAGATTTCTCTGGAAAAAAATTAAGCTTGGAAAATGATTCTTCTTCTTGTCCTGAAGTGTTGAAAAATGTTGAAAGAGGAACCCCACCAACCCCCGTGAATAGTCTGGTGGAAACTTCACCTTTAGATAGTGGACCACCATTCTTTTATCCACAAGatgtcattaaaaaaattaatgaaatTGGCCATGTGAACAGTTCTCAATCTCGTGTTAGATATGGGAGCTGGTGGGATGGTTTTGAATTAGATTCAAAAAATGTTGAGGCATGGAGTTCAACTGATCAAGAAGCTGTATTTCAGAGTCCTGATTCATGGAAAGATTATAAAGCAGATCTGTTGCTGAGACAACAAGGTGATAGAAGATCTTCAGACTCCGTATGTGTGCAAAAACAACCAAAGCATACAGAATATTCAAGAGCAGGCATTTGGGAGAACCAGTTTAGTCCTGCTCATAATAAGCATGCCTTGAAATGCCAACAGAAAGACAATGAACAACAAATAGAAGCCTTTGCTGACATGTGGAAGTCCAGTCAACCAGCTCCTGCAATATCTAGTCCATGGGGTACCATGAAAAATAATGGACACACTGAAATAAATTCACGTAATGTTTGGGGAAAGCTTGATGATAACTGTAAACGTTCAGATAGTGCATGGAATGTTCCTCAGATGGATTTTGATCAGATTTCACCAAGGAATCTTGATACATGGTCTGTGTCTAACTGTGGTATATCAGATTCTCCAGAACTCTCTGCACACTATAAATGTGAAAATCTAAGCAACCAAGTAGATCTAGAAACCAAGAACAAATGGCAAGATAGTACAATAGAAGAGCACGGATCATATGAAAATGCAAAACCTGCTGTTGGTAATATGgagaagaatgttaaattagccATGGAATACCAAAATGATACGGTACATAAGCGAAAACAATTTAATACAGATGGCTGGGATATGTATGACACAGATATTAGAAAAGAGGTCCTTGGAAGCCTAGTCCCTTGGGAAGATCCATTTTTGTCATACAGAAATTCAGACCTTATCATATCAAACACATGTGAAGACGTGATTGTTTCTCCACCAGATACAAATTATTCAACATCTGATTCATATGTATCACCAACAGGGGTTGGAGATGAAAGAGAAAGTGAGGGCAGACATTCTGACAATGAACTAATGCTTGATCAAATGATTCACTTGAATTCAGGTGATCCTGAAACATATGATATAGCAGATGAGAAATCATTACCCCAGCCATCTCCTATAACCCCATCCATACCAAACCATGGAAACAGAGGCCCACTTAATAAAGAGAAGCAAATGGAATCTGTAAACTCTGAATTTGCTGTTGAAATAGAAACTAATACAGTTTTACTTGATTTAGAACAAAAAGGTACCACATATTCTTTAGAGAGTGATGGAAATCTTGATGGAAGTAGTCCTTGTTCTGAGAACTGTGAAATAATGCTcatatctaaaaagaaaaacagctacTCACTTCAAAATAATATTCTGCAAGTGGAAGAAGAAAAACCTGAAATCTGTAGTAGGATCATCCTTGATGATATACGCCCTCCCCCTTTGGAAACAATTAGCTTGGAAAGCATAACTTCAATTTGTGATCAGATAAAAAGAAACGAAGACTCGGAACTGGGCACATTTGCAGATGAACAACTGAACCAAGAAGATCAACAACTTCAACAGAATCAACAGGTTGGAGGGGAGCACAATGATATATCCTCTGCCTCAATCCAAAGAGTCAAGgaatgtaaaaggacagatgaggAAAGTGGACAAGTTGCCTTTAACAATATTAGGAATGAAATCATGCAAAATGACTATACACCACTATCACTTTTGCTCTCTGTGTCATGTGTCAATAGTTCAGAGGAAAGCAAGACAGTTTCTGACTATCTCAGCTCACCAGAAAAAACAAGAAGTAGTGGAAGTCTAGAAGAAGTAGTATCAGAATCATCTGAAATGAACATACCATTTCCCAGTCAGACACATTGTTTTAATGAGGAAAAGAAGAGATCTTTAGATGGTAATGCAGAATGTTTTTCTACATCCCCACAAAAAGATAACATACGTTTGGTACATTCTGACATAGATGATCACCAAAAACATGGCTTTAATGTTGCATCTCCTTCAGTTTCTAATAGTTTTGATGAGGATATATCTGCACACAATATAAACATCTCCAAGATGGAAAGTCACTCTCCAAGTTCCCTTAGTGGGGAGCACAACCAAGAAAAGCACTCTCCAATAATGGTTGAAAATCAAGGTTTATGGAATGAATTGGTAAAGAATAGCCCTAAGTCAGAGGCATCAAGTGTTTTGCTAATTACATCTGTACCAAAAGGAGAACACCATGAGCATTTATTTGGAGAATCAGTGTCTAACTTGAAAATTTGTAGCTTTGGATTAGAAACTAGTGAAAACATCTTAGAAATGAGCAGTGGTCATGAGATACCACTAGAGGATCAAACTCAAAAGAGTAACATTCCACAGAATCCATATTCAGAATATATTGAGGCTTTGGATACTATAAATATGCCTGGAACAAATAACTCATTGTCAGATGAAATTGATTCTTCTGAGAAAAGTGAACTTTCTAAAAGTCTGGACTCTGAGAAGAAGCTTTTAGATGAAAACTGTATTGATATTATACCTCATCATGAATTGTCCCAAATTCTAGATGCCTGGAATGTATCAGTGAATGAGCAATTGCCATCTACTGGAACAAGTCCTGAGATAAGTGAAACTCTTACCATGTCAGATACCATGAATAGTTTCCCAGTAGATATTTCAATAAAAAGCATCTGCAAGGCAGACAACTCATGTAATAGTTCAGTTCATGATGATACACATTCCAGTGCAACAAATCCTGATATAAGTGATTCTTCTACAGATATTCATATTTGGGACAGCTTGCAAGCAACTACTGAtcaaaaagaaaatgaagatgtttgGGACATCACAAATAATGACAAAGTAAAAGTATCTGGGAAAGAATCCCTTGAGAATAAAAGTCAAGAAGATTCTGAAACAAGTACTGATCACAAAGTTCCAAAAAACTTAGATCTTTGGAACACACATGTGGAGGATGACACAGTATCTTCTTTATCAAGTCCTGGAATAGATGAGGATTCAGAATACTCAAATGCACATCAGGCAGGGATACAGTTGGATTTATACCTTAATGAACTGGAGGATAAAGTTAATGATATTGGAAAGCAAGAAGGTTTGCAGTCCAGTGAAACAAATGTTGCAattgattcagaaaattcagatgcTCAACCTGATTTGGAGAAAAATATCAATGTGGTCATATTAAATAAAAACTCTGATGATGCTAGTGCTCTTAACACTTCAAGGGAGGATTGTGTTCATGAAGCTTCTAAATATTTAGCACAATGGGAAACAATTCAAGGTGAAGTACATGTAAGCACTTCCCATGAACATCCATACGATACAGATATTTGGAATTCATGTATAGTGAATGATTATACTGCACAAACTCCTTCTGTAAATTGTGAAGAAAATAATGCTCCAAAGAATACAGACGCATGGGATGTGCTGTTGCAAGGTCATTCAGGAAGCACAGTAGGTAAAGATCAAGGGTACTTCGTGGAAACACTTGGATTTTCAGATGATTCTTCAGAATGGTGGAATTCACAAATCAAAACTGAGAATTCAGTGGAAGGTCAGCAATATAATTCTGATGATTTAAAACTTAAGAGCACAGTAGTCACTGCTTCTGATGATGCATGGGGAGTACTAATACAGAGAAATGAACAACTAGATGAATCAAATCTCTCTGATCCGGCTAGTAGTGAACATCAATCAAATCAATATAATAGTGGAAGTGAATGCAAAAATAGAAAACATTTCTTGGCTACCCAAAAAGATGGATTAGATCACGGTACTGTTAATTCTGGAGAATGTGATCAGCTGTTACCAGCATGTAAGGCTGAAAAAGATGTAATAGAAGACACTTTTGTTATAGCTAATAGAGATCAAGAGACCCTTAAACAAGCTGTTCTAGAAGACGGGCAGTCAAGCCTGTTGAATGAACTTGCTCAAGTAGATCCAGCATTCCACCTTTTAAAAGATAATATGAATGTAATATCCAGCAGTCCAAATAATGTTAACATAACAAATCAATTTGATCAAAAACAGAGCAATGGAAAATCTACATTTGTTCCTCCACTACCTTTAAAAACATCAGTGAAATCCATCCCAACCTGTGTTGAAGACACAGTTCCACAACAAAATCCATTTGTTCCAGATATATTGCAAAATAACACCCCTGAGGACTGTCAGGCATTTGCTGTTGATCCTGATTTGTGGACTGATGCTGAACAGCCTTTTATTCTGAGAACAAGCAGAGAAAATCCTGATATATTAAGTCACTGTGATCAAGACAGCAGTTCACAAGCCTCAAGCAGTCCTGATGTTTGCCATGAATATGAAAGCAAGCAAACATGTGCACAATCTTCTGTTCTAGCTGAGCCCAAAGAAGCGACTCAGATGTCTCTCATGCTGTCAGATATATGCAAAGATACAGACTTTGAATTTAATCAGCAGCTGGGATTTGATAGGGAAGAGTTATGTTCtgaagggaacaattcatgtctCTCAGATAATTATGAGACAAGCTTTGGTGAATCTTCCCAACTTACATCTCCTAGAACTGAAGAACCATCTGGGATTGGAAGGGAAAATACTAGTCAGGAATCAGACATAGCAAATGAAACAACTATTAAACTACTGAATCTGTCAAGTTCCCGTGCTGGAGGTTTGGAAGGAAGATCCCTAAATCTGGAATACAATGTATTTGAAAATAACAATGTTGGAAAACACGAAGCCTTAGCTTCTGCAGATGCAGTTAAATTGATGGATTGTGCTGttgcttcatttccccccactgatAGTTCTATATGTGGCAACTTTTTTGGCAGTGATCAAATTTCAAACTTTGATCATACAACAGAGGTGGTTGATCAACTAGAAACGTCAGATATGGGTATTATTATCAATGAAATCAGTAGAGACCACAGCATGAATAAGACATCAATTACTAATGACCCATCCACCATATTGAGTGAAATTAATCATCCAACATCATTAGACAGTGGATTGGATGAGGGAATAGAAATGGATGCAACACTCACAAAGAAACACTCACTTCAAGCCTCCCtagaagaggagggagaagatTTCGTATATGGTGAAGGAGGTCAGTATGCAACTAATATTACACAAGAACCTGAAAATGTACATGTGAATCATAGCCCTGGATTTATAGGAACACACAGTGAACAATCACCACTGACATATACTTCTCCATTTGATGTGCCATTCAGCACAGAATTCACTTTTAAAGAAGGCAACATGAATATTTCAGAGTCTAAAACTGCTGCTACCAAGGGGGAAGATGCAGAACATTCCCAAACAGATCAGGATTGGGGATCACTGTTAGTGGAATCTGAAGTGACTCCTGAATCTTCTTACACTTTGAAAAGTTTTGAGCATGAAACAGGATCAAGTAATATTGATTTATCTCCAGCTGGTGGAGATGAAATGCATCTTTCAGAATCTAAAGCTAGAGAAGTAAAAGGAGAGGTTGTACAATGTACTCAGGAAGATCAAGGCTGGGGATCACTTTTGTTAGAATCTGATGAGACTCCTGAATCTTCATATGTTTTGGAAGAATTTGAACATGAAACACGTTCAAGTAATATTTACTCATCAGCTGGTGAAGAGGAAATGAATCTTTCAGCATCTAAATCTGATTATGCTAATAGTGAGGTTAAGGAATGTTCTCAAGAAGATCAAGGTTGGGGATCTTTATTGTTAGAATCTGAAGTGACCCCTAAATCAACGGATACTTTGAAAGAATTTGAGTATGAAACAGAATCAATTAGTATTGATTCACCAGCAGGTGGAGTCATAAGCATGACCAGTG AACCAGTCTATGATGGACTTAGTTCTGAGGGTAAAGAGTGCAAGTCTACTGACAACCCAGATATGATAAGAACAGGAATCAGAGAAGATATAAAGTTAAAGGAGACCGAAGATCAATCTTCACTAGAGATGGATTATGTCCTTGTTACTGATGAAGAAAATGTATCTTTGAGGAAGGATATCTTAGTAACACGAGAAAGTAATTTCACTTCACAGGAAGCTACATCAGTAGCAGAACAAACAGATTCTCTTGAAACCTTTTCAGCAGACTCCTCGGATACATTTCAGTCGATCTCCATAATAAATGAAAGTGAAGGGCAGTCTGCTCTGGCAACTGAAtgggattctttttatttagcagagaaaagTTCTGCTGTTGTGCCTCAAACACTGGAAGATGAAAAGAAATCACCCAGAAGCCCTGTTCAAGATCAGGAATGGACTATGGTGGGCCAAAATGGAGTGGATGATATATCACCTGAAGAGAACTGTAGCAGGACAGGCACAATAGAGTCACTGTCTAGACATTCTGTTAAAGAATTAGAAGATGTTTTAAGCCAGGAATTAATCTGTGAGGCACAAGCTGGAACTCGGTTAGAAAGAAGCCCTCACAAATCATTGGAACAAGAGGAGAAGAATTCACACAATGCAGTGACAGATGCTCTTTTATTTCAAGTTGTTGCTGGTGGTGGTGAATTGGATGTCCATTCACAACAGCATCCTGGAGGTGGCATGATAGTAGACCAAGAAATGGAAGATGAGACTCAATTTGTTGGCAGTGAAAGAGAACTCAGTCACATACCAGG